One Pirellulales bacterium genomic window, CATGTCGCGGAGCACGTAGTCGAGCGTTTCGCCGACGGCGCGGGCATAGTCGCTTCGGCCGGTGGCCAAAAAGCCTTCGAGATAACAGTTGGCCAGCAGCGCGTTGTCGTAGAGCATCTTTTCGAAATGCGGCACCAACCAGCGATCATCGACCGAATAGCGGTGAAACCCGCCGCCGAGTTGGTCGTAGATGCCGCCGGCGGCCATCATGTCGAGTGATTTGACGACCATCTCGTGCATCGCCTTGCCGTGTGGCTGCCGGCCCAGGCGAAGCAGCAATTGCAAATCCAGCGGATGCGGAAATTTCGGCGCGCCGCCGAATCCGCCGTGCCGTGGGTCGAACTGTCGTTCGAGTGATGTGCCGGCTTGGCGCAACAGGGCCGCCGAGATTTCGCCGCTCGCCGTTCCATCGGCCCCCACGATCCGCGCTTGTTCGATATGGGCTGTCAGCTCGGCTCCTTGGGCGATCGCTTGCTCGCGGCGATCGCGCCACGCCTCGACGACCGCGCCGAGCACGGCATCGAAGCCCGGCATGCCCATCCGGCTCGTCGGCGGCCAATACGTTCCACCGAAGAATGGTTCCAAATCGGGCGTGAGAAACACCGACATCGGCCAGCCGCCGCGCCCGCTCAGTAGTTGCACGGCGTTCATATAGATCTGATCCAAATCGGGCCGCTCTTCGCGATCGACTTTGATGCAGACGAAATGCTCGTTCAGCAGCCGAGCGATTCGTTCGTCTTCGAAACTTTCGTGGGCCATCACATGGCACCAATGGCAGGCCGAATAGCCGACCGACAAAAAAATCGGCTTCTGGTCCCGCGCGGCAAGCGCCAGCGCCTCGTCGCCCCACGGCCACCAGTCGACCGGATTCTCCCGGTGCTGGAGCAGATAAGGACTGGTTTCGCCGGCAAGATGATTGGGCATGGGAGAGGAGGCTGAAGGCTAGAGACTGCAGGCTCGAGGAAAAAACACGGCCGTCGACCGTGCCTGCCCTCGTACCTGTAGCCTTCAGCCTGTCGTCTGTAGCCTTATTTGAATTCTTGTTCCGGCCCGGGGAACTTTCCGCTTCGCACGTCGTCGCGGAAATGGGACACGGCTTGGGTGATCGTCGAACGGAGGTCGGCATACGGTTTTACGAATCGGGGCACGTAGCCGCTGGTCAGGCCCAAAAGATCATGCAGCACGAGGATCTGGCCGTCGCAGCCCGCGCCGGCGCCGATGCCGATCGTCGGAATGGCGACGCTTTGGGTCACTTTGGCGGCGATGTCGGACGGGATGCATTCGAGCACGACGGCAAACGCCCCGGCGGATTCGGCCGCCCGTGAGTCGGCGAGCAATTGGGTTTCGTCGCGCTGCACGCGGTAGCCGCCGAATTGGTGCACGCTTTGCGGCCGCAATCCGCAATGCGCCATCACCGGAATGCCGGCCGACACCAGCGCCGCGATCACTTCGGCCTGTTGGACGCCCCCCTCGATTTTCACCGCCTGGCAGCGTGTTTCCTTCAGGATTCGGCCGGCGCTTTCCACCGCTCGATATTTCCCGAGGTGAAACGTCGGAAACGGCATGTCGACCACCACGAGCGATTGCGGCGCGGCGCGGCCAACGATTTCCGCATGGTAGATCATTTCGTCGAGCGTCACCGGCAGCGTCGTGCCGTGCCCTTGCACGACCATCGACATGCTATCGCCGACCAAAATGCCATCAAGGCCGACGGCATCGAGCAGCGCGGCAAAGGGAAAATCGTAGGCCGTCAGCATGGTTATTTTCTGGCCCGACGCTTTCAGAGCCGAAAATTTTGGGACGGTCATGCGCGGGCGATCGTTGGCCATGCTGCTGCTCGACGAACTGCGGGGCTCGATACTCGTGATTTGTCGTTCGGCCCGGATCATTCATAGTGCCACGAATTCGTGCCGCCGCGGACTGTAGCCCGAAGCGTTAGCGAGGGCGAGCGTCAGTGGCTCCCTCGCTTACGCTTCGAGCTCGTTTGGCACTATGAATCATCCGGGTTGGACAGTTGGCATTGTGACCGTTGGCCGTTTGACTGGCAACGGAGTATGCACCAGGTACAACTGCTTGCTTGGCAGTTAGTTTGGGTGCCACAAACGTTTGGGTTCTTTGAAGCGCGCGACGATTTTGCGCCTCGGTTTTTCCCTAGCCCCGGCATTTATGCCGGGGAACGCCCGCGTGATGCTGCTCTCATTAGCCCGCTTCAGCGGGCTTACCGGCAGGGCGGCTTCAGCCATCGGCAGCGCGAGCCGCGGCCAAAGCCAATTTCGAAGCCCCGTGAACGGGGCTGGACAAACCTAACGCGCCTTCCGTCCCAGGCGTAAACGCCTGGGCTACATAAAGGATTTTGGTTGCGGTTCGGCCGCGCTGTATTCTTAAGATTGTCCAGAATTCGTCCGATCAGATCTGCTCGGCCAGCAATTCGATCGGATGCGCAGCCCTGCGGCCCGTGCCGTGGTGGATTTGGTGGCGGCAGGAAAAGCCGGGAGCGATGATTACGGCGTCGGCGGAATTTCGCACCGCGGGAAACAACACCCGCTCGCCGATCTTCATGCTCAGATCGTAGTGCTCGTAGCCGAACGAACCGGCCATGCCGCAGCAGCCGCTATCGACAAGCGTCGGGGCCGTGCCGAGCATTTCGGTCAACAATCGCATCGTGTCGGCCATGCCAATCAAGGCTTTTTGATGGCAATGGCCGTGCACGAGCACCGGTCGCGATTCGGCTGGATTCACTCTCTTGATGTTTACCGGCAAGCCCGAGCGTGCCAAATGTGTTTCGATAAGCGATGCGGCGGCGGCAACACGGCGGGCGGCATCGCCGGGCACGAGATCGAGATAGTCGTCCACGAGCGTGAGCAGGCAACTCGGTTCGCAGCCGACGATCGGCACGCCGCGTTCGGCCCACGGCAATAGCCGGGCGATATTCCGCTGCGCCAAATGTCGCGATTCATCGAGCAGTCCCTTGGAAATGGCGGCCCGGCCACAGCATTCCAAACCGGCCAAATGTACCTGGTAGCCGGCGGCTTCCAACACGGCGACCGCTGCCCGGTTCACCTGCGGTTCGCAATAACTTGTCAAACAATCATCCAGCAGCACGATCGGGCCACGAGCCGGCGCCGCAACTCCATTCATCGGGGCGGCCGGCTTATTGCCGCGGCGGCGAAACCAGCGGCGGAAATGATTGCGCTCGAAGCGCGGCAACGGCCGGCGGGCGTCGATCCCGATCACGCGTTGCAACAGCATCGCCGCGCCGGGAATGCTTCGCGCCCAGTTCGAGAGCGGGGCGAGCGCCGAGCCCCAGCGGTTCAACCGCGCCACGTCGGCCATCAGCCGCGTGCCGAGCGAAACGCCATGCTCGGCGTGATATTGGTGCAAAAACTCGGCCTTCATTTTCGCCACGTCGACATTCGATGGGCATTCCGCCTTGCAGCCTTTGCATTGCAAGCACAGATCGAATGTGCCGAAGAGCTTTCGGCCGGTCAGCTCGGCAGCCGGCAGCGCTCCCGAGAGCACGAGCCGCAGCGCATTGGCTCGGCCGCGCGTGCTGTGTTCTTCATCCCCCGTGGCCATGAACGAGGGGCACATCGTGCCGGTCGAGCGCTTGCGGCACACGCCGGACCCGTTGCACATCTCGGCCGCCCGCAAAAAACCTCCCTCGCGCTGGAAGTCGAACGCCGTCGTGATCTCGAGCGGGCGATAACCCTCGCCTTGCCGCAGATTTTCGATCGGCCCCGGACCATCGACGACTTTGCCCGGATTCAAGATTCCGAGCGGATCGAAGGCGGCTTTGATTTTCTTGAATGCCGCATAAATCCGCGGGCCGAACAGCCGCTCGTTCAAATAGCTGCGGGCCAAGCCGTCGCCATGTTCGCCGCTCATTGCTCCATGAAACTCGATCACCAGCTCGCACACCTCGCCGGAGATTTTTTGGATCAACGCGCGATCGCCTCGATTTGCCGCGTCGAGCATGGGGCGGATATGTAGGCAACCGACCGACACATGGCCGTAAAAAGCGCCGACGGTTCCCGCGCGGGCGATGATCTCGCGGAATCGTGCCACAAACTCGACCAGCCGCGCGGGATCGACGGCCGTGTCTTCGACGAACGCGATCGGCTTGCGCACACCCGGCACCCCGAAGAGCAGCGGCAGCGACGCCTTGCGGCACGCCCAAATGTGGCCGCATCGCTGCGGATCGAGCGCTTCGAGCGAGTGGAACAAACCGGATAGCCCGCGCGTGCGATCGGCCAGATCGGCGACTCCACGGCGCACCTCGTCATCCGATTCGCCGCTGAATTCCACGATCATCAGCGATTCCGGATTTCCGACGACGAAATCCAAGTAGCGCCGATATTCCAGGCTTTTTTCGGCGAGCCGGATAATCCGGCCATCGAGCAGTTCGGCGGCCGAGGGGCGGCAAGCGAGCGCGGGCCCGGTCGCCGCCACGGCCGCTTCCAGCGAATCGAAATGCAGCACGACGATTCCGCGCCGCGCCGGCAGCGGCACAAGATGCACCACCGCCTCGGTGACGCAAGCCAAGCTGCCTTCAGCCCCGACAATCAATTTCGCCAGATTGAAATTCGCACCGGGAAACCGTTGCGATTCGATGCCGCGAATTCGCTCGACGCTCGGCGGCAGCGGATAGCGACCATGGCACTCGGCCACGAATTCATCGAGATTGTATCCGCTCACGCGCCGCAGAATCGGCGGAAAGCGAGCGACGATTTCTTCATGCTCCGCGGCAATGATGCGTTCGACCGTGCGGTAAATATTTCCCCAGCAATCGCCGCGAGCTTGTTCGGCACGCAACTCGTCGGGCAAAAGAGGCCGTAGCGTGGCCGGAGTGCCGTCGGCGGCGAGCACGGATAGTTCCAACACATGGTCGACCGTCTTGCCGTGTCGAATCGACCGCGAGCCCGCCGAATTGTTGCCGATCATTCCGCCGAGATTGGCGCGATTGCTCGTGGCCACATCGGGCCCGAATTGCAAGCCGTGCGCCGCGGCGGCTGCGTTAAGCTGATCCAACACGACTCCCGGCTCGATCCGCGCGGTAGGGGATGCTGCATCGAGCTCGAGGATGCGATTGAGATACTTGCTGAAATCGACAACGATGCCCGCCCCGACCGACTGGCCCGACAAGCTGGTGCCGCTGCCGCGGGCCACGAGCGGCACTCGATGCTCCGCCGCGATGGCGACGCACGCCGCGACGTCGTCGCGCGATTTTGGCACGACCACCGCGAGCGGCTGAATCTGATAGAGGCTGGCGTCGGTGCTGTAAAGCGCGCGGTGATAATCGTCGGTTTGCACTTCGCCGGAAATGTGGCGTTTGAGAGAATTTGCCACATTTTCCGATTGTGACGGCGAAAGCTGCATGGCCGTAGCGGTCCTACCGCATGTATTTTTCCGAAGTTCCGGCCGGGGGGCCGACGAGGGGCCAATTATACTTGATCGCCGGTAAATTGTTGCTAAAGTCGAAGATTGATAGCTGGCCCCCAGAGGATTGTCATCGATGTCGACCGCACCCAAGCCCCGGCCCGAGGAAGTCGAACACCTGCTGCGCAACGCCCAGTTGCGCGACGAGCTCGAGCCATTTTTCGACGAAGCGATCGTGCGCGTGAACGTGGCGGAAGTGCCGACGCCGGTCGAGAATGAATTTCTGGCTTCGATGTTGGCGTGGGAACGGGCGCCGGTGTTGCCGATCTGTGAATGGTTCGATCCGAAGCTCTCGCTGCCGCCGCCCGATGTGCTGAGCGACGGCGAACTGCATGACCTGCTTTGGCGGACGATTCACAAGCTGTCCACCAAGCGGATCGTGCTTGACTTTACCGATCACCTTTCCGACCGCTCGTTGTATTGCCTGATTCTCCGCGACATTCTTTCGACGCCGGAGAAAAAGATCGAGTCGCCGCACAATTATCTGCATTGGGATTGCTCCGATTCGGGCGGCGATCCCGAGGTGTGGCTCCGCTACTATGCGAGCGAAGAAGACCGCGCTGCCTGGTCGGCCGAAGATCCCACGCCGCTCCCGCCGCGCGAAACGCCGCCGCATCCACGCGAAATGCCGCACGAGCCGTTTTAGTTCGCGAAGCGTTGTACTTTCGCTTGGCGCGCGGCTCCATCGCTCGTACTCGGAATAGGATGGCGCAATGGACCAAAATCCATATGAGTCGCCAAACAGCGATCCCTCCGAAAGCGAACTCGCGAAAAGCTGGATTGGCGAATTGTTTCTTTTCACGTTCGGCGGCGCGGTCTTCGGCTTAGTGGTCCTGTCGTGGTTTTTCCCGGTTCCCAACCTCGCGCCGGTATTCGGTGGAATGTTGGGGTTCGTGGCCTGTATCGGCCGCAAGATGTTATTCCCGCCGCGGTAAGGGCTCGAGCGGCTCGGCGATTTCGCGGCCGCGATTTTCGAAAACTCCGCCGCCCGAGGGCGCCGCCCAAACAGCCGCGTTGGCGAGCACTTGCTGCACGTTTGCATCATGGTAAATCGGAAACGTTTCGTGGCCGGGCGAGAAATACACGATCTTCCCCTTGCCGCGGCGGAATGTGCACCCGCTCCGCAGCACTTCCCCACCGGCAAACCAACTAACGAACACCAGTTCGTCGGGAGGCGGAATGTCGAAATGCTCGCCGTACATTTCGCTTTGCGGCAACTCGAAATAGGCCGCGTTCAATCCGGACGTCAGCGGATGGCCGGGCGCGACGATCCACAGCCGCTCGCGCTCCCCGACGTCGCGCCAGCGCAACATGCAGCCGGTGCCCATCAAGCGGCCGAAAATTTTCGACGCATGACCCGAGTGCAAAACCACCAGCCCCATGCCATTCAAAACACGGTCGGCCACACGATCCACGACCGCATCGGAGACTTGGTCGTGCGCCGAATGGCCCCACCAAAACAGCACGTCGGTCGCCGCCAGCACTTCGGCCGACAGCCCATGTTCGGGCTCTGCGAGCGTTGCCGTGCGGATTTCGACGGCCGGGCCAAGCCGCGCCGCGAGCGACGCGGCAATCACGCGATGAATGCCCTGCGGATAAACACGCTGCACCTCGGGCTTCGTCCGCTCGTGGATGAACTCGTTCCAAATCGCAATGCGAATCGCCGCCATAGTCGACTTCTCCTCGATTGTCTGGTCGATCATTGTTCCATCGTCTGTTCGACAACATAGACGACCAGAATCGCGACCACCAGAATGCCGACAGCATTTCTGCAGATCCGGCGTCCATCCGCGAACCGCCCGGGGGGCGCCGCTACGCCTGTCCTGTAGTGAGAACCAATCGACGGGGCAGCCCTGCTGGACAAGTCAACAGTGGCGCCAGAACCGAGCGTGGCACCGGCGTCTTGGCCCCTGGGGCGGAGCTCAGGTCGCGCTCCGGCGTGGCTTGAAGGAAAACATGCAACCGCGCTAGAATAGGCAGCGCAGTAAATTTGTCTTTCTCCCGTCCCGCGGCCCTAGTCCCTCGCCCCTCGCCCCGAACCGATGGCTGAAGACTTCTACAAAACGCTCGGAATCCAGCGCGACGCGTCGCAGGCCGACGTGCAAAAGGCGTATCGCGATTTGGCACGCAAGTATCATCCCGACCTGAATCCCAACGACAAGACGGCCAAGGAGAAGTTTCAAAAAGTGCAGGCCGCCTTCGATGTGTTGAACGACCAGAGCAAGCGCGAAATGTACGACCGCTATGGCAGCTCGTTCGAATCGCGGGCCGGCGGCGGTCCCCGCCCGCAATCCGGCCGGGCCGGCGGCGCCGCGCCCGGCTTCGAGGAAATCGATCTCGGCGATCTGTTCGGCTCGCGCTACGGGGGCGATCCCAGCAGCGTTTTCGGCGACTTGTTCGGTGGCCAATTTCGCCGCAAGGGTACGGCCGGCGGCGGCAAACGGAGCCGTCGAGCGGCCCCAGAACCCACGACTCACGATCTGCAGCAACAGATCGAAATCCCGCTTCAAACTTCAATCCTTGGCGGCCAAATCGAACTGAGCGTTCCGCGTTCGAACGGTCATATCGACACGATCAGCGTGAAGATCCCGCCGGGCATTGCCGATGGCGCCAAGATGCGGCTGCGCGGCCAAGGGGAATCGCTCGGCGGCGAACCGCCCGGCGACATTTTGCTGACGATTCGCGTCGCGCCGCATCCCTGGTTCACGCGCAAGGGCAACAACCTGGAGGTGAAACTTCCGGTCACGCTGGCGGAAGCCGTCTTGGGAGCGAAGGTCGATGTGCCGACGCCGCGTGGCACGATCTCGCTCCGCGTTCCGCCCCACACCTCGAGCGGCACGAAGCTGCGGATCAAGGGACATGGCATAAAGCCCAAGGAGGGCCCGGCCGGCGATCTGTTTGCCGATGTGCTGATCATCCTGCCGGAGAAAATCGACGACGCGCTCGTCGAAGCCGTGAAGAACCAAAGCGGCGAGCCCCAGAATCCGCGATCCGGCTTGCACTGGTAGTGTCGTGCCTGCGCGAAACAGCGTGTCGTATCAGACACGTCTCGCCCGCTCTTTTTATAACCACCGAGCCACAGCGAACACCGAGATGACAAAACCGAGTCGAAGGATGATGCGTTTCACGGCCTGCGCCAGAGGGTTTTGCTCGTCCATTCGGATATTTTCGGCAGATCTCGGTGTTCTCTGTGGCTCTGTGGTTAACGACTCTGTGTTTACCAACTCTGCGGTTAGCGACACCCCGAGCGTCTGACCCGACCAGTGCCAATGACCGATGAGCGATTGCCGCGCGAGTGCCGAATTCGGCGGTCAGCCGATTTCGCGCGAATCTACAAGCGGCGGCGATCGGCCTCCGACGGCCGGATCGTGCTCTATGGCTGCGAAAACGGACTTTCTTTTTGCCGGCTGGGGCTTTCCGTGTCGTCGCGCGTCGGCAATGCCGTGGTGCGGAATCGATGGAAGCGCCTGTTGCGCGAGGGATTTCGTCTCCGCCGGCAAGCAATGCCGCCGGGGATCGATTTCGTCGTCGTGGCGCGGGCCGGTTGCCA contains:
- the panB gene encoding 3-methyl-2-oxobutanoate hydroxymethyltransferase encodes the protein MTVPKFSALKASGQKITMLTAYDFPFAALLDAVGLDGILVGDSMSMVVQGHGTTLPVTLDEMIYHAEIVGRAAPQSLVVVDMPFPTFHLGKYRAVESAGRILKETRCQAVKIEGGVQQAEVIAALVSAGIPVMAHCGLRPQSVHQFGGYRVQRDETQLLADSRAAESAGAFAVVLECIPSDIAAKVTQSVAIPTIGIGAGAGCDGQILVLHDLLGLTSGYVPRFVKPYADLRSTITQAVSHFRDDVRSGKFPGPEQEFK
- a CDS encoding FAD-linked oxidase C-terminal domain-containing protein, which gives rise to MANSLKRHISGEVQTDDYHRALYSTDASLYQIQPLAVVVPKSRDDVAACVAIAAEHRVPLVARGSGTSLSGQSVGAGIVVDFSKYLNRILELDAASPTARIEPGVVLDQLNAAAAAHGLQFGPDVATSNRANLGGMIGNNSAGSRSIRHGKTVDHVLELSVLAADGTPATLRPLLPDELRAEQARGDCWGNIYRTVERIIAAEHEEIVARFPPILRRVSGYNLDEFVAECHGRYPLPPSVERIRGIESQRFPGANFNLAKLIVGAEGSLACVTEAVVHLVPLPARRGIVVLHFDSLEAAVAATGPALACRPSAAELLDGRIIRLAEKSLEYRRYLDFVVGNPESLMIVEFSGESDDEVRRGVADLADRTRGLSGLFHSLEALDPQRCGHIWACRKASLPLLFGVPGVRKPIAFVEDTAVDPARLVEFVARFREIIARAGTVGAFYGHVSVGCLHIRPMLDAANRGDRALIQKISGEVCELVIEFHGAMSGEHGDGLARSYLNERLFGPRIYAAFKKIKAAFDPLGILNPGKVVDGPGPIENLRQGEGYRPLEITTAFDFQREGGFLRAAEMCNGSGVCRKRSTGTMCPSFMATGDEEHSTRGRANALRLVLSGALPAAELTGRKLFGTFDLCLQCKGCKAECPSNVDVAKMKAEFLHQYHAEHGVSLGTRLMADVARLNRWGSALAPLSNWARSIPGAAMLLQRVIGIDARRPLPRFERNHFRRWFRRRGNKPAAPMNGVAAPARGPIVLLDDCLTSYCEPQVNRAAVAVLEAAGYQVHLAGLECCGRAAISKGLLDESRHLAQRNIARLLPWAERGVPIVGCEPSCLLTLVDDYLDLVPGDAARRVAAAASLIETHLARSGLPVNIKRVNPAESRPVLVHGHCHQKALIGMADTMRLLTEMLGTAPTLVDSGCCGMAGSFGYEHYDLSMKIGERVLFPAVRNSADAVIIAPGFSCRHQIHHGTGRRAAHPIELLAEQI
- a CDS encoding ThuA domain-containing protein; amino-acid sequence: MIDQTIEEKSTMAAIRIAIWNEFIHERTKPEVQRVYPQGIHRVIAASLAARLGPAVEIRTATLAEPEHGLSAEVLAATDVLFWWGHSAHDQVSDAVVDRVADRVLNGMGLVVLHSGHASKIFGRLMGTGCMLRWRDVGERERLWIVAPGHPLTSGLNAAYFELPQSEMYGEHFDIPPPDELVFVSWFAGGEVLRSGCTFRRGKGKIVYFSPGHETFPIYHDANVQQVLANAAVWAAPSGGGVFENRGREIAEPLEPLPRRE
- a CDS encoding J domain-containing protein; translation: MAEDFYKTLGIQRDASQADVQKAYRDLARKYHPDLNPNDKTAKEKFQKVQAAFDVLNDQSKREMYDRYGSSFESRAGGGPRPQSGRAGGAAPGFEEIDLGDLFGSRYGGDPSSVFGDLFGGQFRRKGTAGGGKRSRRAAPEPTTHDLQQQIEIPLQTSILGGQIELSVPRSNGHIDTISVKIPPGIADGAKMRLRGQGESLGGEPPGDILLTIRVAPHPWFTRKGNNLEVKLPVTLAEAVLGAKVDVPTPRGTISLRVPPHTSSGTKLRIKGHGIKPKEGPAGDLFADVLIILPEKIDDALVEAVKNQSGEPQNPRSGLHW
- the rnpA gene encoding ribonuclease P protein component translates to MTDERLPRECRIRRSADFARIYKRRRSASDGRIVLYGCENGLSFCRLGLSVSSRVGNAVVRNRWKRLLREGFRLRRQAMPPGIDFVVVARAGCQPELDWIADALVRLAGKVAKRLAADPQ